A region of Kribbella sp. NBC_01245 DNA encodes the following proteins:
- a CDS encoding sensor histidine kinase, which produces MRRSVLLRFLTLSLAVALGAVIATALIATYSTSEKLQGEIDQSGTQLDADGRIYGDLLAYAADHSDWSSVGTLVGQLANETGRRIAVTTADGKVIADSARTLGTAPELPSRPAAALDILEQPQLTVSAAAGGSIMRRAVPAVGANGSVIFSAGSTIGSPYWRMTEAERQHRKAIGTAAVGCLRANSHDAELIEGPSGVPEVGVRTPVNETSSEFTYVGGGDPQFAACVPQELSAASAAALTLNTEEVARATACLQARNERYDQVPNPTGLTELVPPQSEDPSASKVSEGFQACTSEARATTYKPYVAPRAQLFLGEANRFNVFSGEGLLRTTATALGVLLIASLVMVFAGRRLVRPIVALTGAAQQMASGHRGARVPVSGTDEVARLGHAFNAMAASIEQHDHQRKAMVSDVAHELRTPLANIKGYLVASEDGVVPLDGALVGSLLEEADLLERLVVDLQDLALADAGMLRLHRERRDLADLAQQVVAAHRPKAEAAEVVLTASAEGPVFATVDGARIRQAIGNLVSNALRFTPAGGRVTVSVRTSGGRATIDVTDTGTGIAPEHLPRLFDRFYRVDESRSRETGGSGLGLAITKHLIEAHHGRIGVTSTPNTGSTFTLELPYPGQAG; this is translated from the coding sequence ATGCGCCGTAGTGTGCTGCTGCGATTCCTCACGTTGTCCCTGGCCGTCGCGCTCGGCGCCGTGATCGCGACAGCCCTGATCGCGACGTACAGCACGTCCGAGAAGCTGCAGGGCGAGATCGACCAGTCCGGCACCCAGCTCGACGCAGACGGCCGGATCTACGGCGACCTGCTGGCGTACGCCGCGGACCACTCCGACTGGTCATCCGTCGGCACCCTGGTCGGCCAACTCGCGAACGAGACCGGCCGCCGGATCGCCGTGACCACCGCCGACGGCAAGGTCATCGCGGATTCGGCCAGGACCCTCGGCACCGCCCCCGAACTGCCCAGCCGGCCGGCGGCGGCGCTCGACATCCTGGAACAGCCTCAGCTCACGGTCTCCGCGGCGGCCGGTGGCAGCATCATGCGACGAGCGGTACCGGCGGTCGGCGCGAACGGCAGCGTCATCTTCAGCGCCGGCAGCACGATCGGATCGCCGTACTGGCGGATGACCGAGGCCGAGCGGCAGCACCGCAAGGCCATCGGCACGGCCGCGGTCGGCTGTCTGCGGGCGAACAGCCACGACGCGGAACTGATCGAGGGGCCGAGCGGAGTCCCCGAGGTCGGCGTCCGTACGCCGGTCAACGAGACCAGCTCCGAATTCACCTATGTCGGTGGTGGCGATCCGCAATTCGCCGCGTGCGTGCCGCAGGAGCTGAGCGCGGCCTCCGCGGCTGCCCTCACGCTGAACACCGAAGAGGTCGCCCGGGCCACGGCGTGCTTGCAGGCGAGAAACGAGCGGTACGACCAGGTCCCCAATCCGACCGGCCTGACCGAGCTCGTGCCGCCGCAGTCGGAGGATCCGTCCGCGAGCAAGGTGAGCGAAGGCTTCCAGGCCTGTACGTCGGAGGCGCGCGCCACGACCTACAAGCCGTACGTCGCACCGCGGGCGCAGTTGTTCCTCGGCGAGGCCAACCGGTTCAACGTCTTCTCCGGCGAAGGTCTGTTGCGTACGACGGCGACGGCGCTCGGCGTACTGCTGATCGCGAGCCTGGTGATGGTCTTCGCCGGCCGCCGACTTGTCCGCCCGATCGTGGCCCTGACCGGCGCCGCCCAGCAGATGGCCTCGGGGCATCGCGGCGCCCGCGTCCCGGTCAGCGGTACCGACGAAGTGGCGCGGCTCGGGCACGCCTTCAACGCGATGGCAGCGTCGATCGAGCAGCACGACCATCAGCGCAAGGCCATGGTCAGCGATGTCGCGCATGAGTTGCGCACGCCGCTCGCCAACATCAAGGGCTATCTCGTTGCCTCGGAAGACGGGGTCGTCCCACTCGACGGGGCGTTGGTCGGCTCGCTGCTGGAGGAGGCCGACCTGCTCGAGCGGTTGGTGGTCGACCTGCAGGATCTGGCCCTCGCCGACGCGGGCATGCTCCGGCTCCATCGCGAACGGCGCGACCTCGCGGATCTCGCCCAGCAGGTCGTCGCCGCTCACCGCCCGAAGGCCGAAGCCGCCGAGGTGGTGCTCACCGCCTCGGCCGAGGGACCGGTCTTCGCGACGGTCGACGGCGCTCGCATTCGGCAAGCGATCGGCAACCTCGTCTCCAACGCACTCCGGTTCACCCCGGCGGGTGGTCGCGTCACCGTCTCCGTGCGTACGTCTGGAGGCCGTGCCACCATCGACGTCACCGACACCGGTACGGGCATCGCGCCCGAGCATCTCCCACGCCTCTTCGACCGCTTCTACCGCGTCGACGAATCCCGCAGCCGCGAAACCGGCGGCAGCGGCCTCGGCCTGGCCATCACCAAACACCTCATCGAAGCCCACCACGGCCGCATCGGCGTAACCAGCACCCCCAACACCGGCTCCACCTTCACTCTGGAACTCCCCTATCCCGGACAGGCGGGATGA